The window ATATTGTAATATTACCTAAAAGGCTGCTTGGATGGACAGTTAGTATTCCGATAAATATAATTACTCCTCCAGTTAATAGTACAGCTTTCCCTTTTTTCATGTTTAGTGATTCTGTAAGGACAGATACAGGTACTGCAAACATTGATGTCATAGCAGTAGTAGCTGCTATAGAAGCTAAAAAGAAAAATGCAGCTAACAATACATTTCCAAAGGGTATCTTAGAAAAAACCAGAGGAATTGTATTAAATAAAAGTCCACGTCCACTCCCAGGTTCAAGTCCAAAGGTAAAAACTACAGGGAATATAGCTAAACCTGCAAGCATAGATATTCCCGTGTCTGATAGTGCAACTCTAGCTGAAGTAACAGGCATGTTATTGTCATCAGTAAAATAGCTAGCATAAGTCATCATAGTACCCATACCTATAGATAGTTTAAAAAATGCAAGACCAAGAGCAGATAGTATTACTGATGGAGTGATAGCTGAGAAGTCCATGCTAAATAAAAAATTAATTCCTTCTTTAGCACCTTCAAGAGTTAAAGCTCTTATGGCGCATAAAATAATTAAGACTAATAGTACAGGCATTAAGGTTTTAGTCACCTTTTCAATACCTTTCTTAACCCCTGCAAATATTATGATAGATACTATTGCGATGACTATTAGCTGCCAAAGCATAGGAGAAAGAGTCCCATTTACTGCGATGTTAAACTCATTAGAGACAAATATTCCAGCTTCTTTTATAGGTAAGCTTGCTATATTTGTAAAGTCACCTTTTATAGCCTTAAATGTATAGAGATACACCCAACCTGCTACGGAGGAATAGAATAGCATGACAAATAAACTAGTTAATACACCTAAATAGCCTATTATCTTCCAAAAAGAGCTTGCTTTTAGCTTTTCGAAGGCTTGTATTGGATTTGTCCGAGCCCTTCTGCCAATATAGAACTCAGATATTGCTACAGGCATCCCAACTAATGCGACACATATTAAATATACTAAAATAAAGGCTCCTCCACCATTGATACCAACTAAATAAGGGAATTTCCATATGTTTCCTAAGCCTACAGCAGAACCAAGGGTAGCAAAGAACACTGCAAGTCCTGATGAAAAAGTCTCTCGTTTTGTATTTGGATTTAGATTTGACATGGAAGCCTCCTTATAAGTAGTCTTAAATGCTACTCATATTATTATTCTGTCCTAAGTACGAATAGCATATATAAAATTTTTTTAATATTTCAATATATTATAATGCCTACTGCAATCTGTCAAGAGGGAGAATGATATAAATGCATGCTTTTCCTAAATTATTCTCTTTGAAGTGCTTGAGAAGTTTAGTTTAGAGTTATTAAGGATATAAATAAATATAAATACTTTTGAGGGGTGATATCTATGAAATGTAAATTGCTTCACACATGTATAAGAGTAATGGACTTAGAGAAATCTTTAAAGTTTTATGAGGAAGCTCTAGGTCTAAAAGAAACAAGGAGAAAAGACTTTCCAGAAGATGAGTTTACATTAGTCTTTTTAAGTGACGAATCAGGACAATATGAGATTGAGCTTACATACAATTATAACCCTGAGAAGCCTTATGAAATTGGAAATGGATTTAGTCACATAGCAGTTTCCG of the Proteiniborus sp. DW1 genome contains:
- a CDS encoding sodium-dependent transporter yields the protein MSNLNPNTKRETFSSGLAVFFATLGSAVGLGNIWKFPYLVGINGGGAFILVYLICVALVGMPVAISEFYIGRRARTNPIQAFEKLKASSFWKIIGYLGVLTSLFVMLFYSSVAGWVYLYTFKAIKGDFTNIASLPIKEAGIFVSNEFNIAVNGTLSPMLWQLIVIAIVSIIIFAGVKKGIEKVTKTLMPVLLVLIILCAIRALTLEGAKEGINFLFSMDFSAITPSVILSALGLAFFKLSIGMGTMMTYASYFTDDNNMPVTSARVALSDTGISMLAGLAIFPVVFTFGLEPGSGRGLLFNTIPLVFSKIPFGNVLLAAFFFLASIAATTAMTSMFAVPVSVLTESLNMKKGKAVLLTGGVIIFIGILTVHPSSLLGNITILSLNFFDLFDYISSNIFMPIGGLLIAIFVGYFVAKDDLINELSNQGKLNMAIYLKLFRLILRYVTPILLIIIFLNSVGLLKL
- a CDS encoding VOC family protein produces the protein MKCKLLHTCIRVMDLEKSLKFYEEALGLKETRRKDFPEDEFTLVFLSDESGQYEIELTYNYNPEKPYEIGNGFSHIAVSVEDLEASRERHLEMGYEVTELMGLPGEKPRYYFVTDPDGYDIEVLRAK